The following are from one region of the Cyanobium gracile PCC 6307 genome:
- the nuoH gene encoding NADH-quinone oxidoreductase subunit NuoH translates to MLSTGLLGAAIAPPGLDLQSSFLDLAQAMGLTPAAARLLWLPLPMVLVLVGAVVGVLVSVWLERKISAAVQQRIGPEYAGALGVLQPLADGLKLVFKEDIIPARADALLFSLGPVLVVVPVILSWLVVPFGQNLLISNVGVGIFLWIALSSIQPIGLLMSGYSSNNKYSLLGGLRAAAQSISYEIPLALAVLAVVMMSNSLSTVDIVAQQTGAGIFSWNIWRQPVGFVIFWICALAECERLPFDLPEAEEELVAGYQTEYSGMKFALFYLGSYINLVLSALLVSVLYLGGWSFPLPVEWITGWLGVSPDAPLVQVITGSIGIVSTILKAYLLVFFAILLRWTTPRVRIDQLLDLGWKFLLPIALVNLLVTAGLKLAFPVAFGG, encoded by the coding sequence ATGCTGTCCACTGGCCTGTTGGGTGCCGCCATCGCTCCCCCCGGTCTCGATCTCCAGTCGAGCTTCCTTGACCTCGCCCAGGCCATGGGTCTCACCCCCGCAGCGGCCCGCCTGCTGTGGCTGCCCCTGCCCATGGTGCTGGTTCTGGTGGGGGCGGTCGTCGGGGTGCTGGTGAGCGTCTGGCTCGAGCGCAAGATCTCGGCGGCGGTGCAGCAGCGCATCGGCCCTGAGTATGCCGGCGCCCTAGGGGTGCTTCAGCCCCTGGCCGATGGCCTCAAGCTGGTGTTCAAGGAGGACATCATCCCGGCCCGGGCCGATGCCCTGCTCTTCAGCCTCGGCCCCGTGCTGGTGGTGGTGCCCGTGATCCTCTCCTGGCTGGTGGTGCCCTTCGGCCAGAACCTGTTGATCAGCAACGTGGGGGTGGGCATCTTCCTGTGGATCGCCCTGAGCAGCATCCAGCCCATCGGCCTGCTGATGAGCGGCTATTCCAGTAACAACAAGTATTCGCTCCTGGGCGGGCTGCGGGCCGCCGCCCAGTCGATCAGCTACGAGATCCCCCTGGCCCTGGCGGTGCTGGCGGTGGTGATGATGAGCAATTCCCTCAGCACTGTCGACATCGTCGCCCAGCAGACCGGGGCCGGCATCTTCAGCTGGAACATCTGGCGCCAGCCCGTCGGCTTCGTGATCTTCTGGATCTGTGCCCTGGCGGAGTGCGAGCGACTCCCCTTCGACCTGCCGGAGGCCGAGGAGGAACTGGTGGCCGGCTACCAGACCGAGTACTCCGGCATGAAGTTCGCCCTCTTCTACCTGGGCAGCTACATCAACCTGGTGCTCTCGGCCCTGCTGGTGTCCGTGCTCTACCTCGGCGGCTGGAGCTTTCCTCTGCCCGTCGAGTGGATCACCGGCTGGCTCGGTGTCTCCCCCGACGCCCCCCTGGTCCAGGTGATCACCGGTTCGATCGGCATCGTCAGCACGATCCTCAAGGCCTACCTGCTGGTGTTCTTCGCGATCCTGCTGCGCTGGACCACCCCACGGGTGCGGATCGACCAGCTGCTCGACCTGGGCTGGAAGTTTCTGCTCCCCATCGCCCTGGTCAACCTCCTGGTCACCGCCGGCCTCAAGCTGGCCTTCCCGGTCGCCTTCGGCGGCTGA
- the ndhI gene encoding NAD(P)H-quinone oxidoreductase subunit I, producing the protein MFGFLKQVGDYTREAVSAAQTMTQGLAVTFDHLRRRPITVQYPYEKLIPSERYRGRIHYELDKCISCEVCVRVCPINLPVVDWVMNKATKKKELRNYSIDFGVCIFCGNCVEYCPTNCLSMTEEYELAAFDRHSLNYDNVALGRLPTSVTSDPAVFALRELAYLPKGAMDPHGVPASEPRAGQLPSQVLETLQPVPSGGSPAAAPSDSTAES; encoded by the coding sequence ATGTTCGGGTTTCTCAAGCAAGTCGGTGACTACACCCGGGAGGCGGTGAGCGCGGCCCAGACGATGACCCAGGGGCTGGCGGTCACCTTTGATCACCTGCGCCGGCGGCCGATCACCGTTCAGTACCCCTACGAGAAGCTGATCCCCTCGGAGCGCTACCGGGGCCGGATCCACTACGAACTCGACAAGTGCATCTCCTGTGAGGTCTGCGTGCGGGTCTGCCCCATCAACCTCCCCGTCGTGGACTGGGTGATGAACAAGGCCACCAAGAAGAAGGAGCTGCGCAACTACTCGATCGATTTCGGGGTGTGCATCTTCTGCGGCAACTGCGTGGAGTACTGCCCCACCAACTGCCTCTCCATGACCGAGGAGTACGAGCTGGCGGCCTTCGATCGCCACAGCCTCAACTACGACAACGTCGCCCTCGGCCGCCTGCCCACCAGCGTCACTTCCGACCCGGCGGTGTTCGCCCTGCGGGAACTGGCCTACCTTCCCAAGGGCGCCATGGATCCCCATGGGGTCCCCGCCAGCGAGCCGCGGGCCGGCCAGCTGCCGTCCCAGGTGCTGGAAACCCTCCAGCCGGTCCCCAGCGGTGGGTCCCCCGCCGCCGCCCCCTCCGACAGCACCGCAGAGTCCTGA
- a CDS encoding NADH-quinone oxidoreductase subunit J, with amino-acid sequence MSIASTTQQICFLVLSATTVIGSLGVVLLPNIVYSAFLLGGVFLSVSGLYLLLNASFVAAAQILVYVGAVNVLILFAIMLVNKKETLAAIPGLLVRRLLSGAVCAGLFALLLRVAFTTPWALPGPTPVGEEATIRIGEHLFTDYLLPFELASVLLLMAMIGAIVLARRDVFSTDVITGEPADQGLIEKDRTPLLIETSASAPTLLTKP; translated from the coding sequence ATGTCGATCGCCTCCACCACCCAGCAGATCTGTTTCCTGGTGCTCTCGGCCACCACGGTGATCGGCTCCCTGGGCGTTGTCCTGCTGCCCAACATCGTCTATTCCGCCTTCCTGCTCGGCGGCGTCTTCCTTTCAGTGTCCGGGCTCTACCTGCTGCTCAACGCCAGCTTCGTCGCCGCCGCCCAGATCCTGGTCTATGTCGGGGCGGTCAATGTGCTGATCCTGTTCGCGATCATGCTCGTGAACAAGAAGGAAACCCTCGCCGCGATTCCCGGCCTGCTGGTCCGCCGTCTTCTGTCCGGGGCCGTCTGCGCCGGCCTGTTCGCGCTGCTGCTGCGGGTGGCGTTCACCACCCCGTGGGCCCTGCCGGGCCCCACCCCGGTCGGGGAGGAGGCCACCATCCGGATCGGTGAGCACCTCTTCACCGACTATCTCCTGCCCTTCGAGCTGGCGTCGGTGCTGCTGCTGATGGCCATGATCGGGGCCATCGTCCTGGCCCGCCGCGACGTCTTCAGCACCGACGTGATCACCGGCGAGCCGGCCGATCAGGGTCTGATCGAGAAGGACCGCACCCCGCTGCTGATCGAGACGTCCGCCTCCGCTCCCACGCTGCTCACCAAGCCATGA
- the nuoK gene encoding NADH-quinone oxidoreductase subunit NuoK produces the protein MISDAASPIPLEAFLAVAAMLFCVGVWGLINSRNAVRVLMSIELMLNAVNINLMAFSNYLDGQLIRGQVFAIFVITVAAAEAAVGLAILLSLYRNRETVDMERFNLLRW, from the coding sequence ATGATCTCCGACGCCGCCTCCCCGATCCCCCTCGAGGCCTTCCTCGCCGTCGCGGCCATGCTGTTCTGCGTGGGTGTCTGGGGCCTGATCAACAGCCGCAATGCCGTGCGGGTGCTGATGAGCATCGAGCTGATGCTCAACGCCGTCAACATCAACCTGATGGCCTTCTCGAACTACCTGGATGGTCAGCTGATCCGGGGCCAGGTGTTCGCGATCTTCGTGATCACCGTGGCGGCGGCCGAGGCGGCCGTCGGTCTGGCCATCCTGCTGTCGCTCTATCGCAACCGCGAAACCGTCGACATGGAGCGCTTCAACCTGCTGCGCTGGTAG
- a CDS encoding NAD(+) kinase, protein MRLERVWLILRKGSQAAQRQARRCAQDLRSQGTIVTTTVSGLGLNPFPGLLATEAELPDLAVVLGGDGTVLAAARHLASYGVPVLSFNVGGHLGFLTHERRLLRLQGDGHGEPGGHDPDDTLWQRLRDDRFAVERRMMLEARVDRGDGVPQEGDVGSGGDLSGVGDGPHTALNDFYFRPALDELSPTCMLELEIDGEVVDQYRGDGLIIATPTGSTGYAMAAGGPILHPGIEAIVVTPICPMSLSSRAVVVPPGSSLSVWPLGETSRRVKLWKDGAHATVLEPGDRCVLQRGRHPVLMLQLEQSPSYYSTLTHKLHWAGSLTAGEPSRN, encoded by the coding sequence ATGCGGCTTGAGAGGGTCTGGCTGATCCTCCGCAAGGGCAGCCAGGCGGCCCAGCGCCAGGCCCGTCGCTGCGCCCAGGACCTGCGCTCCCAGGGGACCATCGTCACCACCACCGTCAGCGGGCTGGGGCTGAACCCCTTCCCCGGACTCCTGGCCACCGAAGCCGAGCTGCCCGATCTGGCCGTGGTCCTCGGCGGTGACGGCACTGTTCTGGCGGCCGCCCGTCACCTGGCCAGCTACGGGGTGCCGGTGCTCAGCTTCAACGTCGGTGGCCACCTGGGTTTCCTCACCCACGAGCGACGCCTGCTCCGGCTGCAGGGCGATGGCCACGGGGAGCCCGGCGGCCACGATCCCGACGACACCCTCTGGCAGCGGCTGCGGGACGACCGCTTCGCCGTCGAGCGGCGCATGATGCTGGAGGCCCGGGTCGACCGGGGCGATGGCGTGCCCCAGGAGGGGGACGTGGGCTCCGGCGGCGACCTCAGCGGGGTCGGCGACGGCCCCCATACGGCCCTCAACGACTTCTACTTCCGCCCCGCCCTCGACGAGCTCTCCCCCACCTGCATGCTCGAGCTTGAGATCGACGGGGAGGTGGTGGACCAGTACCGGGGCGATGGCCTGATCATCGCCACCCCCACCGGCTCCACGGGCTATGCCATGGCCGCCGGCGGTCCGATCCTCCACCCGGGCATCGAAGCGATCGTGGTCACGCCGATCTGCCCGATGAGTCTCTCCAGCCGGGCGGTGGTGGTGCCGCCCGGGTCCAGCCTGTCGGTGTGGCCCCTGGGGGAAACCAGCCGGCGGGTGAAGCTCTGGAAGGACGGGGCCCATGCCACCGTGCTGGAACCCGGGGATCGCTGCGTCCTGCAGCGGGGCCGCCATCCGGTGCTGATGCTCCAGCTCGAGCAGAGCCCCTCGTACTACAGCACCCTCACCCACAAGCTCCACTGGGCCGGCAGCCTCACCGCCGGCGAACCGTCCCGTAACTGA
- a CDS encoding CYTH domain-containing protein, whose product MALEIERRFLVHGELWRPHVLGESLIRQGYLASGREALTLRVRLARPPAGPTAAFLTLKLPVPGEALTRQEYEYAIPAADAEALLERCDHRLGKTRFELDLPGGDWVLDVFEGANGPLVVAEVELERADQPVAVPPWCAREITGRGELSNAALARCPLAMWPEADRQALLALAD is encoded by the coding sequence ATGGCCCTGGAAATCGAGCGCCGCTTCCTCGTCCACGGCGAGCTGTGGCGCCCCCATGTGCTCGGCGAGAGCCTGATCCGCCAGGGGTATCTGGCCAGCGGCCGTGAGGCCCTCACCCTGCGGGTGCGGCTGGCCCGTCCCCCGGCGGGCCCGACGGCGGCCTTCCTCACCCTCAAGCTGCCGGTCCCCGGCGAGGCCCTGACGCGGCAGGAGTACGAGTACGCGATTCCGGCCGCTGACGCCGAGGCCTTGCTGGAGCGCTGCGACCATCGGCTCGGCAAGACCCGCTTCGAGCTGGATCTGCCCGGGGGTGACTGGGTCCTGGACGTGTTCGAGGGCGCCAATGGGCCCCTGGTGGTGGCGGAGGTGGAACTGGAGCGCGCCGACCAGCCGGTGGCCGTTCCCCCCTGGTGCGCCAGGGAGATCACCGGCCGCGGCGAGCTCAGCAATGCCGCCCTGGCCCGCTGTCCGCTGGCGATGTGGCCCGAGGCCGACCGGCAGGCCCTGCTCGCCCTGGCCGACTGA
- a CDS encoding helix-turn-helix domain-containing protein, which yields MVHPRSELSERELEIIELVATGLTNLEIAGQLTISKRTVDNHVSNIFTKTGAKNRVALLNWAMDHGKICRDGFNCCALPPEDGNGKA from the coding sequence ATGGTCCATCCACGCAGCGAGTTGTCAGAGCGGGAACTCGAGATCATCGAGCTGGTGGCCACCGGGCTGACCAATCTGGAGATCGCCGGCCAGCTCACCATCAGCAAGCGCACGGTCGACAACCACGTCAGCAACATCTTCACCAAGACCGGCGCCAAGAACCGGGTGGCCCTGCTGAACTGGGCCATGGACCATGGCAAGATCTGCCGTGACGGCTTCAACTGCTGCGCCCTGCCCCCCGAGGACGGGAACGGCAAGGCCTGA
- a CDS encoding methylenetetrahydrofolate reductase, with product MPLSWRWPLQLRQALADGRFAVTAEVTPPRGGDAGRTLEAATALRGLVHAVNVTDGSRAVMRMSSLAVCRLLLEAGIEPVLQMTCRDRNRIALQADLLGAHALGIRNLLCLTGDPVRAGDQPAVRAVNELEAVRLLQLVRGLNAGEDPVKGELPDGATALFPGAAADPQSPSWSGLLSRVRRKQEAGARFLQTQMVMDAAALRRFVEEITGPLGLPVLAGVFLLKSARNAQFINRVVPGACIPQSLIDRLAGAADPAAEGVAIAAEQVATYRSIAQGVHLMAIKAEHRIPQILRLAGLVGAAGGEVGAQQLGHGLLLR from the coding sequence ATGCCCCTGTCTTGGAGATGGCCGTTGCAGCTTCGACAGGCCCTGGCGGACGGTCGGTTCGCCGTGACGGCGGAGGTGACACCGCCCCGTGGGGGCGATGCTGGACGCACCCTCGAGGCGGCGACAGCGCTGCGGGGTCTGGTGCATGCGGTCAACGTCACCGATGGCAGCCGGGCCGTGATGCGGATGAGCAGCCTGGCGGTGTGCCGTCTGCTGCTGGAGGCCGGCATCGAGCCGGTGCTGCAGATGACCTGCCGCGACCGCAACCGCATCGCCCTGCAGGCCGATCTGCTCGGCGCCCATGCCCTCGGCATCCGCAACCTGCTCTGCCTCACCGGTGACCCGGTGCGGGCCGGCGATCAGCCCGCGGTCCGCGCGGTGAACGAGCTGGAGGCGGTGCGGCTGCTGCAGCTGGTGCGGGGCCTCAACGCCGGCGAGGATCCGGTGAAGGGGGAGTTGCCGGATGGGGCCACGGCGCTCTTCCCCGGCGCCGCCGCCGATCCCCAGTCACCCAGCTGGAGCGGTTTGCTCTCCAGGGTGCGCCGCAAGCAGGAGGCGGGCGCCCGCTTCCTCCAGACCCAGATGGTGATGGATGCGGCCGCCCTGCGCCGCTTCGTGGAGGAGATCACCGGCCCCCTCGGACTGCCGGTGCTGGCCGGGGTGTTTCTGCTCAAGTCGGCCCGCAACGCCCAGTTCATCAACCGCGTCGTGCCGGGGGCCTGCATCCCCCAGTCCCTGATCGACCGCCTCGCCGGCGCGGCCGATCCGGCGGCGGAGGGGGTGGCGATCGCCGCCGAACAGGTGGCCACCTACCGCTCCATTGCCCAGGGGGTGCACCTGATGGCCATCAAGGCGGAACACCGCATTCCCCAGATCCTGCGGCTGGCGGGGCTAGTGGGCGCCGCTGGCGGCGAGGTCGGTGCCCAGCAGCTCGGCCATGGCCTTCTGCTGCGGTGA